One genomic region from Microcystis panniformis FACHB-1757 encodes:
- a CDS encoding DUF29 domain-containing protein, which yields MKKDTWLNQLQFLYEQDEHLWLTETIKLLKANRLAELDIQHLIEELEALSKRDRNRVESFLRQIIIQLLLWQYWSEEFELNHRHWQGEIATFRVQLNGYLSTNLEKYLLDNQKRIYQDAVFIVGQKTEISPHNFPLNCPYSLEQMLNRHWLPERN from the coding sequence ATGAAAAAAGATACTTGGCTAAATCAGTTACAATTTCTCTACGAACAAGATGAACATCTCTGGTTGACTGAAACAATTAAACTTCTCAAGGCCAATCGTCTAGCCGAGTTAGATATTCAACATTTAATCGAGGAGTTGGAGGCTTTGAGCAAACGGGATAGAAATCGAGTTGAGAGTTTTTTAAGACAGATAATTATTCAGCTTTTGCTGTGGCAATATTGGTCAGAAGAATTTGAATTAAATCATCGGCATTGGCAAGGAGAAATAGCCACTTTTAGAGTTCAGCTAAATGGATACTTAAGCACAAATCTAGAAAAATATCTCCTAGATAACCAAAAAAGAATCTATCAAGATGCCGTTTTTATTGTTGGGCAAAAAACTGAAATATCTCCTCACAATTTCCCTCTAAATTGTCCCTATTCCCTCGAACAAATGCTTAATAGGCATTGGTTGCCAGAGCGAAATTAG
- a CDS encoding Uma2 family endonuclease — MLLITLNENTLSLSPGSQVIFPHQTWEDYERLLSLRLQKTYPKLYFNRKTQEIRLMSPLPSHGNRVDTLRDLVKIILRRQGKDWQCFDPITLKMLGEAGLEPDTCFYIDNRQAILGKERIDLTVDPPPDLAIEVDFTSLTDVGAYQLLKIPELWVYRREELKIYLLIEDGYQEKENSLLFPDINIKKLFPYYVELGWNQGSSLALRQFEALENFS, encoded by the coding sequence ATGTTACTAATTACTCTCAACGAAAATACTTTATCTTTATCTCCAGGCAGTCAAGTTATTTTTCCCCATCAGACTTGGGAAGATTACGAAAGATTGCTGAGTTTACGTCTCCAAAAAACCTATCCAAAACTCTATTTTAATCGCAAAACTCAAGAAATTAGGCTTATGTCTCCCCTACCAAGTCATGGCAATCGTGTTGATACATTAAGGGATTTAGTAAAAATTATCCTCCGTCGTCAAGGTAAAGACTGGCAATGTTTTGATCCGATTACCTTGAAAATGCTGGGAGAAGCGGGATTAGAACCAGATACTTGTTTTTATATTGATAATAGACAGGCAATTTTAGGCAAAGAAAGAATTGATTTAACTGTTGATCCTCCTCCCGATTTAGCTATAGAAGTGGATTTTACTTCTCTGACTGATGTGGGTGCTTATCAATTGTTGAAAATCCCCGAATTGTGGGTTTATCGTCGGGAAGAATTAAAAATATATCTGTTAATAGAAGACGGTTATCAAGAAAAGGAAAATAGTCTTCTCTTTCCCGATATAAATATCAAGAAACTTTTTCCCTATTATGTTGAATTAGGCTGGAATCAAGGTTCTAGTCTTGCTTTACGTCAGTTTGAAGCTTTAGAGAATTTTAGTTAA
- a CDS encoding Uma2 family endonuclease, whose protein sequence is MLLITLNENTLSLSPGSQVIFPHQTWEDYERLLSLRLQKTYPKLYFSRKTQEIRLMSPLPSHGKRINLLSDLVKIILRRQGKDWECFDPITLKIPGEAGLEPDTCFYIDNRQAILGKERIDLTVDPPPDLAIEVDFTSLTDVGAYQLLKIPELWVYRREELKIYLLIEDGYQEKENSLLFPDINIKKLFPYYVELGWNQGSSLALRQFEALENFS, encoded by the coding sequence ATGCTACTAATTACTCTCAACGAAAATACTTTATCTTTATCTCCCGGCAGTCAAGTTATTTTTCCCCATCAGACTTGGGAAGATTACGAAAGATTGCTGAGTTTACGTCTCCAAAAAACCTATCCCAAACTTTATTTTAGTCGCAAAACTCAAGAAATTCGGCTTATGTCTCCTTTACCAAGTCATGGCAAACGTATCAATCTTTTAAGTGATTTAGTAAAAATTATCCTTCGTCGCCAAGGCAAAGACTGGGAATGTTTTGATCCGATTACCTTGAAAATTCCGGGGGAAGCGGGATTAGAACCAGATACTTGTTTTTATATTGATAATAGACAGGCAATTTTAGGCAAAGAAAGAATTGATTTAACTGTTGATCCTCCTCCCGATTTAGCTATAGAAGTGGATTTTACTTCTCTGACTGATGTGGGTGCTTATCAATTGTTGAAAATCCCCGAATTGTGGGTTTATCGTCGGGAAGAATTAAAAATATATCTGTTAATAGAAGACGGTTATCAAGAAAAGGAAAATAGTCTTCTCTTTCCCGATATAAATATCAAGAAACTTTTTCCCTATTATGTTGAATTAGGCTGGAATCAAGGTTCTAGTCTTGCTTTACGTCAATTTGAAGCTTTAGAGAATTTTAGTTAA
- a CDS encoding cation:proton antiporter, protein MRGELLVAWAAQQKSFDSNSAVNSQTVGDIPELVLVLILLLLIATAVALVTQRLRISYVAGLVLAGLPITDLLSRRIGLDPFLVLNLFLPILIFEAAINTDISRLRSTFKPIALLAGPGSVFSAAIIAVLVKFGLGLDWIPALLVGVILANTDTVSIIAVFKEIRVPSRLLTIVEGETLFNDTAALVTFNLLLVIYATGTISTTQVIEEVLIVALGGGLVGAVLGYLCLPIYVRLRDPLSSLLLTVALALGAFQLGQFLGVSGAVAVVIAGLVFGNLGLPRSASASDRITLISFWEYAGFIVNTFIFLLIGIEINPLTLWQTLPSIVLVILAYQLGRILSVYSLLSVLRWIDRPIPLRWQHILILGNIKGSLSMALAVAIPLALTGRELIIELVFGAVLFSLVIQGLALPWLIKKLNISQVSAVTRDIGQLQLQLIASKAAQDELANLLKSGVLPKAVYEELWASYQAKVAVSERLLRDAYNQSRSGQMEPNNSQLDAIRRRLFLAEKAALGDALRKRIVPEDLVQSYVKGLDEKLLSLDDD, encoded by the coding sequence ATGAGGGGAGAATTATTAGTAGCCTGGGCAGCACAACAAAAATCCTTCGATAGCAATTCTGCTGTGAACAGCCAAACGGTGGGAGACATTCCTGAACTGGTTCTTGTCTTGATCCTGCTGCTACTGATTGCCACTGCCGTAGCTCTAGTAACCCAGCGATTACGCATTTCCTATGTGGCAGGTTTAGTCTTAGCAGGATTACCGATTACCGATCTGTTATCTCGTCGTATTGGGTTAGATCCGTTTTTAGTGCTTAACCTTTTTCTGCCGATTCTGATTTTTGAAGCGGCGATTAATACCGATATCAGCCGTCTTCGCAGTACCTTTAAACCGATCGCACTGCTGGCAGGACCCGGCTCGGTTTTTTCTGCGGCGATTATTGCAGTTTTGGTAAAATTTGGCCTGGGGCTAGATTGGATTCCCGCCTTACTGGTGGGAGTGATTCTAGCAAATACCGATACTGTCTCAATAATTGCCGTCTTTAAGGAAATTCGGGTTCCCTCTAGGCTCTTGACTATTGTGGAAGGGGAAACACTATTTAATGATACAGCCGCACTCGTCACCTTCAATTTGCTCTTGGTGATTTACGCGACCGGAACCATCAGCACCACACAAGTTATCGAGGAAGTGTTGATCGTTGCTCTGGGTGGGGGATTAGTGGGTGCTGTCCTGGGCTATCTGTGTCTTCCCATCTATGTGCGCTTACGGGATCCGCTGAGTAGCCTGTTGCTTACGGTTGCGCTTGCCTTGGGAGCTTTTCAACTCGGGCAGTTTTTGGGTGTATCGGGAGCGGTGGCGGTAGTTATTGCCGGACTTGTCTTTGGTAACTTGGGGCTGCCTCGCAGCGCCTCTGCATCCGATCGCATTACCCTGATCAGTTTTTGGGAATATGCCGGTTTTATCGTCAATACCTTTATTTTTCTGCTCATTGGCATTGAAATCAACCCCTTGACCCTATGGCAAACCTTGCCATCGATTGTGCTGGTCATTTTGGCTTATCAATTGGGGCGTATTCTGTCAGTATATTCTTTACTATCGGTACTTCGCTGGATCGATCGACCAATCCCCTTACGCTGGCAACATATTCTGATTTTGGGCAACATCAAGGGTTCACTCTCCATGGCCCTAGCGGTTGCCATTCCTTTGGCTCTAACAGGGCGGGAATTGATCATCGAGCTAGTCTTTGGGGCTGTGTTATTTTCTCTGGTTATCCAAGGATTAGCCTTACCCTGGTTAATTAAAAAGCTCAATATTAGTCAGGTTTCGGCAGTAACACGGGATATTGGACAGTTACAGCTGCAGTTGATCGCGTCGAAAGCGGCACAAGATGAGTTAGCCAATTTACTGAAATCCGGCGTTTTACCGAAAGCAGTGTACGAAGAACTGTGGGCATCTTATCAGGCAAAAGTGGCGGTATCGGAACGGCTGCTGCGGGATGCTTATAATCAGTCTCGATCGGGGCAAATGGAGCCTAACAACAGTCAGTTAGATGCCATTCGACGACGATTGTTCCTCGCCGAGAAAGCCGCCCTGGGGGATGCACTTCGCAAACGCATTGTACCAGAAGATTTAGTACAATCCTACGTTAAAGGTTTGGATGAGAAACTTCTATCGTTGGACGATGATTAG
- a CDS encoding potassium channel family protein, which translates to MYVLIGGAGMMGLGLAQQLLDLGHTVAIVDVDPLACRFAREKIGVMAFEGSAVSTKVLLEAGIRQANAVVAALRDDAMNLALVTLSRSYGISHIVVRMCDREFLEAYRLAGASHIISTIDLAVATMANAIEYPEVESMMHFEQGQVEVLKLPVPKDCYVAGRTVAQIAQDANFPTGSLIIGYQCHASASLEIPNGNTVLEADSTILVVTRPEFVKPMIDYLGIQTNHRPTIEVSHPNL; encoded by the coding sequence ATGTACGTTTTAATTGGTGGGGCGGGAATGATGGGGCTAGGTTTAGCCCAACAACTTTTAGACTTGGGACACACCGTCGCCATCGTTGATGTGGATCCTTTAGCTTGTCGGTTTGCCCGGGAAAAAATCGGTGTCATGGCCTTTGAGGGGAGTGCTGTCAGCACGAAAGTTCTGCTAGAGGCAGGGATTCGACAAGCTAATGCGGTTGTGGCCGCACTAAGGGACGATGCGATGAATCTAGCCCTAGTCACCCTGTCTAGAAGTTATGGCATTTCCCATATTGTGGTGAGAATGTGCGATCGCGAATTTCTCGAAGCCTATCGTCTTGCTGGAGCTAGTCACATCATCAGCACGATTGATTTAGCCGTTGCCACCATGGCCAATGCGATCGAATACCCCGAAGTAGAATCGATGATGCACTTTGAACAGGGGCAAGTGGAAGTGTTAAAGCTGCCCGTCCCCAAGGATTGTTATGTAGCTGGGCGTACCGTTGCCCAAATCGCTCAAGATGCCAACTTTCCGACCGGTTCGCTGATTATTGGCTATCAGTGTCACGCTTCTGCCAGTTTAGAGATTCCCAACGGCAATACCGTCCTAGAAGCCGACTCAACTATTTTGGTGGTTACTCGTCCGGAATTCGTCAAACCGATGATCGATTACCTCGGCATTCAAACTAATCATCGTCCAACGATAGAAGTTTCTCATCCAAACCTTTAA
- a CDS encoding DUF2442 domain-containing protein — translation MNPRVKEVIPLPNYQLQLIFTNEEKKIYDCSPLLDFGIFQELKNKQYFNQVKILDGTVTWPNEQDICPDTLYLDSISQT, via the coding sequence ATGAATCCTAGAGTTAAAGAAGTTATCCCTTTGCCAAACTATCAATTACAACTCATCTTTACTAATGAAGAAAAGAAAATTTATGATTGTTCACCACTGCTCGATTTTGGCATCTTTCAAGAACTTAAAAACAAACAGTATTTTAATCAAGTAAAAATTTTAGATGGTACGGTAACTTGGCCGAACGAACAAGATATCTGTCCGGATACTCTCTATCTTGACTCCATTTCCCAAACCTAG
- a CDS encoding ferredoxin → MADFSPERSGFEPELGGFLRDSPDRTGFEPELGGLLRQKAVYVDEVTCIGCKHCAHVAPNTFFIEGEYGRSRVYNQDGDEEEIIQEAIETCPVNCIHWVNYNQLSSLEEERKHQVIKQLGFPQIHKKFSPADLDL, encoded by the coding sequence ATGGCTGATTTTTCTCCCGAACGCTCTGGTTTTGAACCAGAGTTAGGGGGATTCCTAAGAGATTCCCCCGATCGCACTGGTTTTGAACCGGAATTGGGCGGTTTACTGCGCCAGAAAGCGGTTTACGTCGATGAGGTCACTTGTATCGGTTGTAAACACTGCGCCCACGTTGCCCCCAATACCTTTTTTATTGAAGGCGAATACGGTCGCTCTCGTGTCTATAATCAGGACGGTGACGAAGAAGAAATTATTCAAGAAGCGATCGAGACTTGTCCGGTTAACTGTATTCACTGGGTTAATTATAATCAGTTGTCATCCCTTGAGGAAGAACGCAAACATCAAGTGATTAAACAGTTAGGTTTTCCTCAGATTCACAAGAAATTTAGCCCCGCAGATTTAGATCTCTAG
- a CDS encoding DUF1257 domain-containing protein, with protein MSHFSNIKTKIRDLSYLKAALSDMGMEWKEGSHPVKGYQGQTLTAEVVIEQDNNYDIGFRWNGNEYELVADLQYWQQPLTVEGFLRKVNQGYAYHTILAETAKQGFQVAAQEKNTDGSIRLVVQRWSA; from the coding sequence ATGTCACACTTTAGCAATATCAAAACCAAAATCCGCGATCTATCCTACCTAAAAGCCGCCCTCAGCGATATGGGGATGGAATGGAAAGAGGGTTCCCACCCCGTCAAAGGTTATCAAGGTCAAACTTTAACCGCAGAGGTGGTAATCGAGCAAGATAACAATTACGATATCGGTTTTCGCTGGAATGGCAACGAGTACGAGTTAGTTGCCGATTTACAATACTGGCAACAACCCCTAACCGTAGAAGGATTTTTAAGAAAAGTAAATCAAGGTTATGCCTACCACACCATCCTGGCAGAAACTGCTAAACAGGGTTTTCAGGTGGCAGCACAGGAAAAAAATACTGATGGTTCCATTCGTCTAGTGGTACAACGTTGGAGTGCCTAA
- a CDS encoding DUF2997 domain-containing protein has product MSMESLEFIIYPDGRVMEKVTGIVGSSCQEVTAAIEAQLGQLMSQEKTSDYYHQTVSQSEKVSNEATFSDW; this is encoded by the coding sequence ATGAGCATGGAAAGCCTAGAGTTTATCATCTATCCCGATGGTCGCGTTATGGAAAAGGTGACAGGCATAGTCGGTTCATCTTGTCAAGAGGTGACGGCGGCGATCGAGGCACAACTCGGGCAGCTGATGTCTCAAGAGAAAACCTCGGATTATTACCATCAAACCGTCAGCCAGTCAGAGAAAGTCAGCAACGAAGCCACTTTTAGCGACTGGTAA
- the bioU gene encoding (S)-8-amino-7-oxononanoate synthase BioU, whose protein sequence is MNKQTASDRIRIGVLGFGGLGQAAARILAPKQEMLWTAAADKAGFAYHKDGLDVNTCNKIYHDQGSIGYLENYGSLSENSIEELIKTADVEGYFLALPNLPNNFMADIAKTFIRLGWRGVLVDALKRTSAMEQILALQADLEAAGITYMTGCGATPGLLTAAAALAAQSYAEIHSVKITFGVGIANWEAYRATIREDIAHLPGYNPETAHQMSDAEVEMLLNKTNGILSLENMEHADDIMLELAGICGRDRVSVGGVVDTRNPKKPLSTNVKVTGRTFEGKISTHTFTLGDETSMAANVCGPAFGYLKAGVSLHRRGIYGLWTAAEIMPQFVR, encoded by the coding sequence ATGAATAAACAAACAGCCAGCGATCGCATTCGGATCGGTGTTTTAGGTTTTGGTGGTTTGGGACAGGCTGCCGCTAGAATTCTCGCCCCCAAACAGGAAATGCTTTGGACTGCCGCCGCCGATAAAGCCGGTTTTGCATACCACAAAGACGGTCTAGATGTCAATACCTGTAACAAAATTTATCATGACCAGGGTTCGATCGGTTATCTGGAAAATTACGGCAGTCTCAGCGAAAACAGTATCGAGGAATTAATCAAAACTGCCGACGTAGAAGGCTATTTCCTCGCCTTACCAAATTTACCTAACAATTTCATGGCCGATATCGCTAAAACCTTCATTCGCTTAGGTTGGCGCGGGGTTTTAGTCGATGCTCTCAAACGCACCAGCGCCATGGAACAAATCTTAGCACTGCAAGCAGACCTAGAAGCCGCCGGCATCACCTACATGACCGGCTGCGGTGCTACCCCCGGACTGTTAACTGCGGCCGCTGCCCTAGCTGCCCAGAGTTATGCAGAGATTCATAGCGTTAAAATTACCTTCGGCGTGGGAATCGCCAACTGGGAGGCTTATCGTGCCACTATTCGCGAAGATATCGCCCATTTACCCGGTTACAACCCAGAAACAGCCCACCAGATGAGTGACGCAGAAGTGGAAATGCTGTTAAATAAAACCAATGGCATTCTCAGCCTCGAAAATATGGAACACGCGGACGATATTATGCTGGAATTGGCTGGAATTTGTGGACGCGATCGGGTTTCCGTCGGGGGTGTGGTGGATACGCGCAACCCGAAAAAGCCTTTAAGTACCAATGTTAAAGTCACGGGGCGGACTTTTGAAGGCAAAATTTCTACCCATACCTTCACTTTAGGTGATGAAACCAGTATGGCGGCTAATGTCTGCGGGCCGGCTTTTGGTTATCTGAAAGCGGGGGTTTCCCTGCATCGTCGCGGTATCTACGGATTATGGACAGCAGCAGAGATTATGCCGCAATTTGTGCGCTAG
- a CDS encoding RluA family pseudouridine synthase: MNQLNLEVAGKKERLDAWMGSQLPDLSRSRLQKLIEQGYIQLNGQICTNKNTKVGQGDRLKITIPDSQPLELTAEAIELDILYEDEYLIIINKPADLVVHPAPGHESGTLVNALLHHCPNLAGIGGIQRPGIVHRLDKDTTGAIVIAKTDQAHQHLQAQLKTKTARREYMALVHGVPKSETGTIDLPIGRHRSDRQKMAIIAVEKGGRNAVTHWQIKERLGNYTLMEFRLETGRTHQIRVHSSHIGHPILGDPLYSSGRSIGINLPGQLLHAYRLILIHPVTGESLEAIAPLPAIFPKVLAILRQRNP, encoded by the coding sequence ATGAACCAATTAAACTTAGAAGTTGCGGGAAAAAAAGAACGTTTAGATGCTTGGATGGGGTCACAATTGCCCGATTTATCGAGATCGAGGCTGCAAAAACTGATAGAACAGGGATATATACAGTTAAATGGTCAAATTTGCACTAATAAAAATACTAAAGTTGGTCAAGGTGATCGCTTAAAGATTACCATTCCCGACAGTCAACCCCTCGAATTAACCGCCGAGGCGATCGAGCTTGATATTCTTTACGAAGACGAATATCTGATTATTATCAATAAACCAGCCGATTTAGTGGTTCATCCGGCCCCCGGCCACGAATCGGGAACCTTGGTCAACGCTTTACTACATCACTGCCCAAATTTAGCCGGAATTGGTGGAATTCAACGCCCCGGTATAGTTCACCGTTTAGATAAGGATACCACGGGTGCGATCGTTATTGCCAAAACCGACCAGGCCCATCAACACCTACAGGCACAATTAAAAACCAAAACTGCCCGCCGGGAATACATGGCCCTTGTCCACGGTGTCCCCAAAAGCGAAACAGGTACAATTGATCTGCCGATCGGTCGTCACCGCAGCGATCGCCAAAAGATGGCTATTATTGCCGTGGAAAAAGGCGGTAGAAATGCCGTCACTCACTGGCAAATCAAGGAAAGACTAGGCAACTACACCTTAATGGAATTTCGCCTAGAAACCGGCAGAACTCATCAAATTCGCGTTCATAGCAGCCACATCGGTCATCCGATTCTTGGCGATCCCCTCTATAGTTCCGGTCGTTCCATCGGAATTAATCTACCCGGACAATTACTCCACGCCTATCGTTTAATCTTAATACATCCGGTCACGGGAGAGAGCCTAGAAGCGATCGCTCCCTTACCCGCTATTTTCCCGAAAGTTTTAGCTATTTTACGGCAGAGAAACCCCTAG
- a CDS encoding roadblock/LC7 domain-containing protein, translating to MSLLVEQLIYSSFSQLGFKYIASANVPLGIQQFFYQHIVSQLWDTYNPPDRKFKGVYIYQIDSHNTLFGWLINDGKDEFGRGDIPYFHCYYLQELLDSKQLFKILACLEAGPLKRIARDEAKISLEPLTLADNYQANAFELGIKLSKDIRLFSHQQLREKKNLQWFISSKETKERKQPTDNNYDNSKNTLPREPNYQVEIAKILQELAEKPLAIEGIMLVSPQGQPLTDSIGMEHNSALILAGTMVYLVNNTKEELSWSDLEQIAIRSPQGHLILTPCSDQAFLLVKTGKTITGLLEGEIQKTRSKLAKILAISNPTPETPLLNPTVNPLLDSVVEEFEIVLETEDNNNADIRYRGRPIQ from the coding sequence ATGTCCTTGCTCGTTGAACAACTGATTTATAGCAGTTTCTCGCAACTGGGATTTAAATATATCGCTAGTGCCAATGTCCCCCTAGGGATTCAACAGTTTTTTTATCAACATATAGTCTCTCAGTTATGGGACACCTATAATCCTCCAGACAGGAAATTTAAAGGAGTCTATATCTATCAAATTGACTCCCATAACACCCTCTTTGGTTGGTTAATTAACGATGGGAAGGATGAATTTGGTCGTGGGGATATTCCTTACTTTCATTGTTATTATTTACAGGAACTACTCGACTCGAAACAACTATTTAAAATTCTTGCCTGTCTAGAAGCAGGTCCCCTAAAACGTATTGCCAGAGATGAGGCTAAAATCTCCCTTGAACCCTTAACTTTAGCTGACAATTATCAGGCAAATGCCTTTGAATTAGGGATTAAACTTTCTAAAGATATTCGTCTGTTTAGCCACCAGCAACTGCGGGAAAAAAAAAACCTGCAATGGTTTATCTCCTCGAAAGAAACCAAAGAACGAAAACAACCCACCGATAATAACTATGATAACTCTAAAAATACCTTACCTAGGGAACCAAATTATCAGGTAGAAATTGCCAAAATCCTGCAAGAATTAGCCGAAAAACCGCTCGCTATTGAGGGGATCATGCTTGTTTCTCCCCAGGGTCAACCTTTGACTGATTCCATCGGCATGGAACACAATAGTGCTTTAATCTTAGCAGGAACAATGGTCTATCTTGTCAATAACACAAAAGAGGAATTAAGCTGGTCTGATCTGGAACAAATTGCTATTCGCAGTCCCCAGGGTCATCTGATCTTAACCCCTTGCAGTGACCAAGCTTTTCTTTTAGTGAAAACTGGCAAAACGATCACGGGATTGTTAGAGGGAGAAATCCAGAAAACTCGCTCAAAATTAGCAAAAATTCTCGCTATCTCTAACCCCACCCCCGAAACTCCTCTCTTAAATCCCACAGTTAATCCCCTCCTTGATTCCGTTGTAGAAGAATTCGAGATCGTCCTCGAAACCGAAGATAATAACAATGCAGATATTCGTTACCGGGGCAGACCAATTCAGTAA
- a CDS encoding TRAFAC clade GTPase domain-containing protein codes for MTNNQENLSKENQIYTVLSIGQRGAGKTVFLAASYQSLKNPAAWGNQANIVFRSQEEESEEDIEKILNYVARTGQYPPATLKISNFDFSLEKKSGDRSDKIATIRWWDIPGESCQIYNLAFVNMALQANACLLFLEAASLLNHSDKHNNYLKIFQTLIEIINYNKNRFNLGIIISKCDLVVSDQKCWQNLQLKVKELEQKLREQKVNHRFFYSTVLIDSQQGTLQANQALDSLSWLLSQIDQQLVNFS; via the coding sequence ATGACTAATAATCAGGAAAATCTTAGTAAAGAAAACCAAATTTATACAGTTCTCAGTATCGGTCAAAGAGGAGCAGGAAAAACAGTTTTCCTAGCGGCATCTTATCAGAGTTTGAAAAATCCAGCAGCTTGGGGAAATCAGGCTAATATTGTCTTCAGATCTCAAGAGGAAGAAAGCGAAGAAGATATTGAAAAAATTCTCAATTATGTCGCTAGAACAGGTCAATATCCCCCCGCCACTTTAAAAATCAGTAACTTTGATTTTAGTTTAGAGAAAAAAAGCGGTGATCGCTCGGATAAAATAGCGACAATTCGCTGGTGGGATATACCGGGAGAAAGTTGTCAAATCTATAATTTAGCCTTTGTCAATATGGCTTTACAGGCTAATGCTTGTTTACTGTTTTTAGAGGCAGCAAGTTTATTAAATCATTCAGACAAGCATAACAATTACCTGAAAATTTTTCAAACCTTGATCGAGATAATTAACTATAATAAAAATAGGTTTAATTTAGGCATTATTATCAGCAAATGCGATCTAGTTGTCTCTGACCAAAAATGCTGGCAAAACCTACAATTAAAAGTCAAAGAATTAGAGCAAAAACTGCGAGAGCAAAAAGTTAATCACCGTTTTTTTTACTCAACAGTTTTAATTGATTCCCAACAAGGCACGCTGCAAGCAAATCAAGCTTTAGACTCCCTATCTTGGTTATTGTCTCAAATCGATCAACAACTGGTAAACTTTTCCTAA
- a CDS encoding phage holin family protein, producing the protein MLSFFLRWLITAVSLLITGQIVPGIEIKDFPVALIAAVALGLINAIIRPLLILFTLPLTILTLGLFIFVVNAISFSLASYFISGFEVKSFFAALFGSIVVSIISGVLNGFFVE; encoded by the coding sequence ATGTTATCTTTTTTCCTCCGTTGGTTGATTACCGCCGTCTCTTTATTGATTACAGGGCAAATAGTACCCGGTATAGAAATTAAAGATTTTCCCGTGGCTTTGATAGCTGCTGTCGCTTTGGGTTTAATTAATGCTATTATTAGACCCCTGTTGATTCTTTTTACCCTGCCTTTAACTATTTTAACCCTAGGGTTATTTATTTTTGTGGTCAATGCCATTTCCTTTTCTTTAGCCTCCTATTTTATCAGTGGCTTTGAGGTAAAATCATTTTTTGCCGCTCTATTCGGTTCGATTGTGGTTTCGATCATTTCAGGAGTTCTCAATGGTTTTTTTGTTGAATAA
- a CDS encoding iron-sulfur cluster assembly accessory protein: protein MTQATQTQGKGILLSEAALKHLTMLKEQQGKDLCLRVGVRQGGCSGMSYMMDFEHPSNIGPQDEVFDYDGFKIVSDKKSLLYLYGLMLDYSNAMIGGGFQFTNPNASQTCGCGKSFGV from the coding sequence ATGACACAAGCTACTCAGACTCAAGGAAAAGGAATTTTACTCAGTGAGGCTGCCCTCAAACACCTTACCATGCTCAAAGAGCAACAGGGCAAGGATTTATGTCTGCGCGTGGGTGTGCGTCAGGGTGGTTGTTCGGGAATGTCCTATATGATGGATTTTGAGCATCCTAGCAATATTGGCCCCCAAGATGAGGTTTTCGATTACGATGGCTTTAAAATTGTCTCTGATAAAAAAAGTCTGCTCTATCTCTACGGTCTCATGTTAGATTACAGCAACGCGATGATCGGCGGCGGTTTCCAATTTACTAATCCCAACGCCAGTCAAACCTGCGGTTGTGGTAAGTCTTTTGGCGTTTAA